attaagaatactaataatgaagtgtaagaacaaagatgataatggagaaaaagaaagaaacaatttgtaagtgtgtgaaatggtgcaagtttaatgcttgcattcatggctatttatagcaaaaatatcacaagtttaggtaatacaataatattacttttgtgtatcaataattgactatccatttatataatatatattctatattataaCAGATGAGTAGTTATTTTATTCCTTAGCTCATTACTCCCAAATTAGTGGGGAATGGTGGATTACCCACTGGTGGGCAATAATAGTATTACCTAGTTACAACCAACCATCATCAATCATTAGCATTCCTATTCCACATCTTCAAATACCTCCAACCAACCACACCGTTATTATTTCTTGCCTTCCATATGAAATAGGAAAATACCCATTTAACCGCTTTCCAATTTGACTTTCCACATTTTGAAAAATCCGAACATAATGAATCTTCTTTTATTGGATCAAACAAATGTAGTAAAGACTTTAGGGACATTCCACCATTTTAGAAAAATCTTCCAAACCTCAGCCACTTTATTACACTTAAATAACGAATGGTCAACTGATTCAATTTCATCTACACAGATAAGGCATAGTAGAGAGTCTAAATCGATTCCCCCTTTATCAAGCTCCAAACGAACCGGCAGTGTTTTTTGATTCACTTTCCATGCGTGGATCCAAACTTTTTGAGGCACTGAATTATTACGAGCTATAACATTAGCTTGGTTACCAGATGGCAACCATTTCTTATCTATTTCCTGGGCAAGCTGTTTAAAAGTGAACATGTCATCGATACTCAAACGCCATTTCCATGTATCTTGTGAATTGCAATTGAACTGGACAGATTCAATTGTCCTCAATAAATTATCCAAATCACTCAGAGCTCGACCCCTAGGTTCTCTTGACCAGTTTCATTGACCAGAACATAAATCCCCCACTTTTTTGACCCGATCTTGAACAGTTGCATATTTGTCACATTCTAGAGCATACAACCTACTAAACGAATTTTTAAGTATTGAGTTACCAATCCAGGAGTCCAACCAGAATTTGATGGAGCTTCCATTTCCGATCGCCTTGATAAAAGAATTTGAGAAGTCAATTCCCATCCTGTCAATCGATATGTCTGCCTTGATAGTATTGGTCCATGTAGATCCTCCAGAAGGAAAATTAAATTTGTTAGAATCACCCAACCCTCCCCCCGGCCCCTAAATACTCGAGATGATAACCCAAAGCGAATCAGGGTTCGTTTTGaatcgccaccaccatttacccaaTAAGGATAAATTGTTTGCCATTAAAGACCCAATATTTAACCCCACGACCCATATGGGAGAAGAACTTTGTCCCATTTGACCCAAGTAAACTTTCTTCCCGACCTCGACCTTCCCCAAAAGAAATTGCACCTTACGGATTCGAGTAGCTTGAGCACACTTGCAGGAGCGTTGAAGAGGGAAAAGAAATATAATGGCAAGCTACTAAGTACCGATTTCACTAAGGTCAAACGGCCACCTACTGAGATTGCTTTAGCTTTCCAATCCGACAaccttttcttaaatttttctattaCCGGGTTCCAAGCATCGCCTTTATTCATTTTGATTCCCAACAGAATGCTTAAATAATTCAACAGAAAAGTGCTAGCTGAGCAGCTGAACCGATCTGCCATTCTCTCTAATTCTTCCTTACTCCAATAACAAAAAGGTTGCTTTTTGAAAGATTTACTTTAAGACCCAAAAGGTCTTCAAATCATTTCAATagcttcattatattggaaacgttGCTCCTACTCCATTCGCCAAAGAAAATCatatcatccgcatattgaaggTGAGACACCGTTATTCTATCACGCCCAACCCCAATTTCTTTTATGAAACCACTTTCGATAGCTTTCTGAGTGAGAATATTAAGTATCTCTCTAGCAAGAATGAATAAAAACGGAGATATGGGGTCGCCTTGTCTAACTCCTTTTTCCGGTTTGAATTCTTTAGTTGGTGATCCATTTACTAACACCGAGATGGATGCCGATGAAAGACATGCCAAGATCCATTTAATCCACTTCTTACCAAAACCAAGACATTTCATTGTCTCGGCTATAAAATCCCACTTGAGGCAATAGAATGTTTTTTTAAAGTCAACCTTCAAAAGAAAACCTCTtctcttttacctttttaattctTCAATAGTCTCATTAGCAATAAGGACACCGTCAATTATATATCTCCCTTTCATATACACGCTTTGTTCAATCCCAATAACCTTATGTATAACCGAAGCTAACCGCTTAGATAACACTTTTGCAACCACTTTGTATACACTGCTAATTAGGCTAATAGGACGATACTCACTTAGACAAATGGAATTGTTGTTTTTAGGATTTAGCGTGATAAACGATGCGTTACATCCTCGTGATATTTTCATCCGATTCCAAAACCAATCAAAGACCTATAATCACTAGTTAAAAATACCTGTTGCCTGTATGCAAAGTCTTCATCTGGCAAGTTTTGTATCTCTTCCACGTTCTTAAGGGTCTTTTTTCAGAAATAAGAGCTATAATCACCTGAAAAGGTAGGTTCAAATCATGAGGTTGCTCACTTGCACTCACTGACGGATCTAGGAATCGTAGTtactggtgtcactagttaaaaacataaaaaatacaCTATCCAATGGTGTCACACAAAAAAAATTACATTATCCAGTGGTATCACTAGTTAAAGGTCCAAAAAAATTCTCACCgcatcgcgtatttcagtggtagTCCGTGCTACCACTGGGCTTAAGTTAGATCCGCCCTTGCTtgcagttactaaaataacaactaGAACAAAGTTATAAAGAGCACCGAGATTACTTATCTTATCGAACATTGCTCCCACAACTTGAAATAACATGTCCCAAACTGCAGCATAGCTATAATCCAGTAACTATTAACAATGGTACAAAGTTCCTCCATAATAGTCGTCCCGATTTTGCGATTTTCTTACTCTCCACTTATCATAATCTGATCCACGCCTGTTTGATCATACTACCATCAACTCATGTATGTATTGTATGTATCAAGTTCTTGAATCGCTCTATAGCAACAGATAAAGACACCTCATGTTCAGAAGCTAAAATATCTGTCACCCCAAAGACAGAACAAAATTACAAAATCATGCACAGCTAAAATATTCATtagtgttttttttatttttttattttttggatAAGAAACAATTTGTGTTAAAAACAGAATGAATGCCTGGAACTGCACCTGGAAAAGTAATATGCACGTATGAACTAAGTTTGGACTTTAAAGTGAATGCGTAATAACTGACCAAATTAGTACACCTCATTTATACCATAAACATTGATCCAATAcagaataaaatatatatactgcAATAAGAGTTACATTAGGGTAAAAGCAATACAAACTATATAATAGATAAAATTATATATTACAAAGTGAGAAAAGCATCAGCTAAGAACCAATCAAATACATCTTATAAAAGGTAACTTCAGGTTTCAGACAATCCACCAcgactatctatctatctatctatctatctatctatctatctatctatctatctatcggtTATATAGCAAAAACTATATAATGGGACAGGCATATATAAGTCTACAAATTGCAAATTGTAAAAGTCGCTAGTCGGGGACTAGTAGGTCGGAACCTTATAGGGACTAATCCGCCAAGTCGAAGACAATTTTGACTTTGAATGTAGTTAACTGAATTTGATCAATTTTGACGGCATACATCGGCCAAGTTGATCAAGAAAACTAACTTCAAACCATCATTACCATATACAACAAAAACATATGGGAGTTGATATTTCCACTTTAAAATTTGATAAATCCACTACATTTATGCATTAACTAGTTGTACATTTACATCCATTTAGGAAAATAACTGATTCCAATTATCAAAAACTGCGAAAGCTTATTGCTTAATAGTCTTTCTAAAAATTATTAGCTCATGTTGATAATATTAGTATGTCACAGTTCCTTCTGATCCTACCAGGCAAGATGAATACctagataaaaataaaaatttggctAATGTAGATGAGATAGATACATTGAGGCATGAATGTAAGTAATA
This genomic stretch from Rutidosis leptorrhynchoides isolate AG116_Rl617_1_P2 chromosome 11, CSIRO_AGI_Rlap_v1, whole genome shotgun sequence harbors:
- the LOC139874737 gene encoding uncharacterized mitochondrial protein AtMg01250-like, which encodes MKCLGFGKKWIKWILACLSSASISVLVNGSPTKEFKPEKGVRQGDPISPFLFILAREILNILTQKAIESGFIKEIGVGRDRITVSHLQYADDMIFFGEWSRSNVSNIMKLLK